The window AAACTTATACATAGGTTCATCTTTTCAAAGTTTTTCTAAATTAGATTATCTTGTCACAAACTCTTTAGCCCATGCTGCTGATATAAATAGAAATAGAAATTTAGGAAATTACATTTTTTTTAAAGGATTTACTTCTTTTAAAGCTGATAAATCAAAAAATTATTATATTGATTTTAACTTTTCAAATATTTATATTCGAACTTTAGAGACTAAAGAGGAAGTTAAAGAGAATAATAAATTATTTATTGCTCGAAAAAAAATTACTATAAGTGGTTATTATAAAATTTATTCACAAAATTCTACTTCTTATAATAAATATTTTGAATTTAATGAAAATTACTCTATTAAGATGAAAGAGAATAACGGAACGACTTTATTTGATGATGAGTACGATATAGTTAAAAATATTTTAGAAAATAAGTTTTCAAATATAATTAAGTTTGATTTAAATAATCTAATAAATAAAAAATAAGAACCAGATTAAATCTGGTTCTTATTTTTTAGTATCTCGGAAGATATACATCTTGGTATTCTTTTCCATTTCTTAATTCACTAAGTTTCAATTGTATTATTTTCTTTAATTCTTTTGAATCAATATTTAATTTCTCCAACTCTAATGAAACATTATCATAATTATTTAAGGAATTTTCTAATACTTGAATAGCTCCTTTTATATTTTTATTTTTCCAGTGATATAATCCAACTGCTATTAACAATAGGTTTATTGATACATGGTTTCTAGTTTTGCACCTAGTTTCCTCTATCCACACCTCTTCTAAAATCTCATGACATTTGAAAAAATCTCTTTGATTTTGAAAAACATCTATAAATTCATAATATCTTTCTTTATTTCTCATTTAATATCTCACCGAAATTACTATATATCCAAGTTTTTAATTTTTCTTTTACTTCTTGTAACATAAACATTTCGTCTAAAGCTAAT of the Cetobacterium sp. NK01 genome contains:
- a CDS encoding DUF309 domain-containing protein, producing the protein MRNKERYYEFIDVFQNQRDFFKCHEILEEVWIEETRCKTRNHVSINLLLIAVGLYHWKNKNIKGAIQVLENSLNNYDNVSLELEKLNIDSKELKKIIQLKLSELRNGKEYQDVYLPRY